Proteins from one Cryptomeria japonica chromosome 4, Sugi_1.0, whole genome shotgun sequence genomic window:
- the LOC131855969 gene encoding disease resistance protein TAO1-like yields MLPDFSIFPALMVLDLENCPELRSIPDSIGILEGLKFLNLSRCKNLVELPRGICKLLSLEKLSLSHCSSLKKLPLAMEELTALKELDMGFSRNIENLPDFGKFVNLEKLILAGCLSITVLPSSIGELNNLKELDIQFLELILEVPSLGKLSCLKKLILSGCESLRNLPTSIGQLRSLQYLEMNKCSSIDCLPEEFGELVHLEELYTNDCPRLLKLPSTFENLVNIRILEMRHNPNLMQLPLSFSKLPSLVWLDASGCNLLDGLHEGIGDILPLGILNLQSNFFCQLPPSICKLTNLIRLNLNNCQSLEELPILPQGIVELDVGDCTQLKRLPSMSYLKRLRGLILCNCENLIELPELSSCQCLVVLNISRCVNIKSLSGVEGLKSLETFYFGESGVSVLGLNQYIKDMPQLEKVCIHANGVPCCLELKTRDYCLNDENFTDILNYSVENNIKCGGIFLFLVVNFMHEY; encoded by the exons ATGCTCCCAGATTTCTCAATCTTCCCAGCACTTATGGTTCTGGATCTGGAAAATTGTCCTGAATTGAGGAGTATACCAGATTCTATTGGTATCCTAGAAGGACTAAAGTTCTTAAATCTTTCCCGGTGCAAAAACTTAGTAGAGCTTCCACGTGGTATCTGTAAACTCTTATCACTTGAAAAACTTTCACTAAGCCACTGCTCTTCACTTAAGAAGTTGCCATTGGCCATGGAAGAATTAACGGCTCTAAAAGAACTGGATATGGGATTTTCAAGAAATATTGAGAATCTGCCTGATTTTGGCAAGTTCGTTAATTTGGAAAAGCTAATTCTAGCTGGCTGCTTGTCCATTACAGTTCTGCCGAGTTCAATTGGAGAACTCAATAACCTAAAAGAACTTGATATACAGTTTTTGGAGCTTATTCTTGAGGTACCTTCATTGGGAAAACTCTCGTGCTTGAAAAAGTTGATTCTAAGTGGCTGTGAAAGTTTAAGAAACCTACCTACATCAATTGGACAACTCAGGAGTTTGCAGTATCTTGAAATGAACAAATGTAGTAGCATAGATTGTTTACCAGAGGAATTTGGAGAACTTGTTCACCTGGAGGAACTGTACACGAATGACTGCCCCAGATTACTCAAGCTTCCCAGTACTTTTGAAAATCTTGTAAACATCAGAATTTTGGAAATGAGGCATAATCCTAATTTAATGCAACTTCCTTTAAGCTTTTCTAAACTTCCATCACTGGTGTGGCTTGATGCAAGTGGCTGCAATCTTTTAGATGGTCTCCATGAAGGGATCGGAGATATATTGCCACTGGGAATCCTCAACTTACAGAGTAATTTTTTCTGCCAATTACCGCCAAGCATTTGTAAACTCACTAATTTAATCAGGCTGAACTTGAATAATTGCCAATCTCTAGAAGAACTTCCTATTCTTCCCCAAGGAATTGTAGAGTTGGACGTTGGCGATTGTACACAATTGAAAAGATTACCCAGTATGTCATATTTGAAAAGGTTAAGAGGTTTGATTCTATGCAACTGTGAAAACTTAATAGAACTGCCAGAGCTTAGCTCATGTCAGTGCTTGGTAGTGCTTAACATATCAAGATGTGTAAATATTAAAAGTCTGTCTGGAGTTGAAGGATTgaaatcattagaaaccttctactTTGGAGAATCTGGTGTTTCTGTATTAGGGCTTAACCAGTATATCAAG GATATGCCCCAGCTAGAAAAAGTCTGCATTCATGCAAATGGAGTTCCATGCTGTTTAGAACTCAAAACAAGGGATTATTGTCTCAATGATGAAAACTTCACAGATATACTAAATTATTCTGTAGAGAATAACATCAAATGTGGAGGTATTTTCCTCTTTCTCGTTGTAAATTTTATGCATGAGTACTGA